A genomic region of Chloroflexota bacterium contains the following coding sequences:
- a CDS encoding protein kinase, with amino-acid sequence MENLLNNRYQLEEQLGSGGMAVVFKARDLMLERTVAIKVLRKNFSHDPAFRERFRQEAKAAANLSHPNIVTVHDFGLDQGRIFIVMEHMPGATLKEWIEKRGRFSTPSATSLIVQACAGIGYAHRAGLVHCDVKPQNMLVTPDRRLKVTDFGIARALASIHPDERSEIVWGSPQYFAPEQARGRSPSPASDVYSLGVILYEMLTGKLPFESEKGAELARMHRDENPRPPQEIRDTIDDNLNRIIMKVLSKEPSARYRTADQLGRVLITFSKENKSSSQPTPPAPRPDAQPIYYEPVATPPSPPVSPIQSQPVRKAAIPKNDPLDIDWGTAFLGLIALLAIGGLVPFWLWVYVSAIQR; translated from the coding sequence ATGGAAAATCTTCTCAACAATCGCTATCAATTAGAAGAGCAACTGGGCAGCGGCGGGATGGCTGTAGTATTCAAAGCCCGCGATTTAATGCTGGAACGCACCGTAGCGATCAAAGTTTTGCGCAAGAATTTTTCGCATGACCCTGCTTTTCGCGAACGCTTCCGCCAGGAAGCCAAAGCGGCCGCAAATCTTTCACACCCGAACATCGTTACCGTACATGATTTTGGGCTAGACCAGGGGCGAATTTTCATAGTCATGGAACATATGCCCGGGGCTACGCTCAAAGAGTGGATCGAGAAACGCGGGCGTTTTTCTACGCCGTCGGCAACATCACTGATTGTGCAAGCGTGTGCCGGAATTGGGTACGCACACAGAGCCGGGTTGGTGCATTGTGATGTCAAGCCCCAGAATATGCTCGTAACTCCGGATCGACGCCTGAAAGTTACAGATTTTGGCATTGCACGGGCATTGGCTTCGATTCACCCGGATGAACGCTCAGAAATCGTATGGGGATCACCGCAATATTTTGCGCCAGAACAAGCCCGTGGGCGTTCTCCATCCCCAGCATCCGATGTGTATAGTTTGGGCGTAATCCTGTACGAGATGCTCACCGGGAAACTTCCCTTTGAATCAGAAAAAGGGGCGGAGTTGGCGCGCATGCACAGAGATGAAAACCCGCGCCCACCGCAAGAAATTCGCGACACCATTGACGATAATCTCAACCGAATTATTATGAAGGTGCTCTCGAAAGAGCCTTCGGCCCGTTACCGGACTGCTGACCAATTGGGACGCGTGCTGATAACTTTTTCAAAAGAAAACAAATCATCATCGCAGCCTACCCCGCCCGCTCCACGTCCAGACGCTCAACCCATATACTATGAACCTGTTGCGACTCCGCCATCTCCTCCTGTATCACCAATACAATCCCAACCAGTCAGAAAAGCTGCTATTCCTAAAAATGATCCGCTAGATATTGATTGGGGTACGGCGTTTTTGGGGCTAATAGCCTTGCTGGCAATTGGTGGTTTAGTACCGTTTTGGCTGTGGGTGTATGTATCTGCTATTCAGCGATAA
- a CDS encoding 50S ribosomal protein L28, whose protein sequence is MAVCENCGKKTAFGRNVPWSKKSTLRQFKPNLQKVTVYKDGQKVRKTLCTRCIRTMVKTA, encoded by the coding sequence ATGGCTGTTTGTGAAAATTGTGGAAAGAAGACCGCTTTTGGTCGCAATGTTCCCTGGTCGAAAAAATCAACGCTTCGGCAGTTTAAACCTAATCTGCAAAAGGTTACGGTTTATAAAGATGGTCAGAAAGTTCGCAAGACTTTGTGTACTCGCTGCATCCGTACGATGGTAAAGACCGCATAG
- a CDS encoding Asp23/Gls24 family envelope stress response protein, translating into MTNETTPIGSIHVAPRAIATIAYQAALRSYGVVGMASKNVVDGIAHLLTKDPTHGAEVSYTGQYINIDMYIIIEYGTRIKSVASSVANTVRFHVEKSLGVPINEINVHVQGLRISEFES; encoded by the coding sequence ATGACAAACGAAACTACCCCCATTGGCAGCATTCATGTTGCCCCACGAGCTATCGCTACAATTGCCTATCAGGCTGCACTGCGGTCTTACGGCGTTGTGGGTATGGCATCGAAAAATGTTGTTGACGGCATCGCACACTTGCTCACCAAAGACCCTACCCATGGTGCTGAAGTCAGCTACACCGGACAATATATTAATATTGATATGTATATTATCATCGAGTACGGAACCCGCATCAAGTCCGTGGCTTCCAGCGTTGCTAACACGGTGCGTTTTCATGTTGAAAAATCGCTGGGGGTGCCGATTAATGAGATCAATGTTCATGTTCAGGGGTTGAGAATCAGCGAATTTGAATCGTAA
- a CDS encoding DAK2 domain-containing protein — protein sequence MTTPPQPQETPGFVEKLRQEPIDGLAFKNLAFAALTWLRTNHEMVNALNVFPVPDGDTGTNMVLTMQSAYNEIKNSPERSIEKIANALAQGALMGARGNSGVILSQLWRGVARALDGKDVLDGETFAKAFAVARDTAYKGVVRPVEGTILTVAKDIASATEKALAITQDPYEILEIAVEEASASVERTPELLDVLKDAGVVDSGGKGFFFLLDGMLRFSKGMPLDTAVASVKSLSALNFDNAMETVEEGQDYEVVVDFRPHEPLILEQFYSDLEKMGTSIQIGEGEGMYRMHIHVPTEKRYEPIDYTMSIGTITKVHIENLLAQMEDIEKSSKAQPIKLTPVEPGQIAVITVAPGPGIANVFASLGAAAIVEGGQTMNPSTQEILQTFENLPTDRIIILPNNKNIFMAAKAASEVTVKQAAVIPSRTVPQGLSALLRLIPNGDFDAVVADMESALGDVETGEITIATRTVEIDGVNVNEGEIIVLHNGKLILSTDNLTTACLAFLEKAAADDFELITLFYGADIQKAEVNQIADQIRETYADLEVEIQNGGQPHYQFIISIE from the coding sequence ATGACGACACCACCGCAACCCCAAGAAACACCTGGATTTGTTGAAAAATTGCGCCAGGAACCCATTGACGGATTAGCCTTCAAGAATTTAGCCTTTGCAGCCCTCACCTGGCTACGCACCAATCACGAAATGGTCAATGCGCTAAATGTTTTCCCTGTTCCCGATGGCGATACAGGGACAAATATGGTACTCACCATGCAGTCGGCATATAACGAAATTAAAAACTCCCCCGAACGCAGCATCGAAAAAATTGCAAACGCCCTGGCGCAAGGCGCCCTGATGGGCGCACGCGGCAATTCCGGAGTTATTCTATCGCAATTATGGCGTGGGGTTGCTCGCGCCCTTGACGGTAAAGACGTACTTGACGGGGAGACTTTTGCGAAGGCATTTGCAGTTGCGCGCGACACAGCCTACAAAGGAGTTGTGCGCCCTGTTGAAGGCACAATCCTAACCGTCGCCAAAGATATTGCCAGCGCAACTGAAAAAGCGCTGGCAATAACCCAAGACCCCTACGAAATTCTTGAAATTGCGGTAGAAGAAGCCAGTGCTTCTGTAGAACGCACGCCTGAATTGCTTGACGTGCTCAAGGATGCTGGCGTTGTTGATTCGGGCGGCAAAGGGTTTTTCTTCCTTTTGGATGGCATGTTGCGCTTCTCAAAGGGGATGCCACTGGATACGGCGGTCGCCTCGGTAAAATCCTTGTCGGCATTAAATTTCGATAACGCCATGGAAACCGTAGAAGAAGGCCAGGATTATGAGGTGGTGGTAGATTTCCGACCGCATGAACCTTTAATTCTCGAACAATTCTACAGCGATCTGGAAAAAATGGGAACTTCGATTCAAATTGGTGAAGGCGAAGGCATGTATCGCATGCACATCCACGTACCCACCGAAAAGCGCTACGAACCCATTGACTACACCATGTCGATTGGCACCATCACCAAAGTACATATCGAAAACCTGCTCGCCCAAATGGAAGACATTGAAAAGTCCAGCAAAGCGCAGCCCATAAAACTTACCCCGGTGGAACCTGGTCAAATCGCTGTGATTACTGTGGCCCCTGGCCCTGGAATTGCCAATGTCTTTGCCAGCCTGGGTGCCGCCGCTATCGTCGAGGGCGGCCAGACCATGAATCCCAGCACCCAAGAGATTCTACAGACCTTCGAAAATTTGCCCACCGATCGAATAATCATCCTGCCCAATAATAAAAACATTTTCATGGCTGCCAAAGCTGCCAGCGAGGTGACCGTAAAACAAGCCGCGGTAATCCCCAGCCGCACCGTTCCCCAAGGACTTAGCGCGCTGCTGCGCCTGATCCCGAATGGCGATTTCGATGCTGTCGTCGCCGATATGGAATCGGCCCTGGGAGATGTGGAAACTGGCGAAATCACCATCGCCACCCGCACGGTGGAAATTGACGGAGTCAACGTCAACGAGGGTGAAATCATTGTGCTGCACAACGGAAAACTAATCTTGTCAACGGACAACCTCACCACCGCTTGCCTGGCCTTTCTGGAAAAAGCCGCCGCGGATGACTTCGAACTCATTACCTTGTTTTACGGCGCCGACATCCAGAAAGCTGAAGTCAACCAGATTGCCGACCAAATTCGAGAAACCTACGCCGATCTTGAAGTTGAAATTCAAAACGGCGGACAACCCCATTATCAATTCATTATTTCCATCGAATAA
- a CDS encoding DegV family protein: protein MRIGIVTDSTADIPPELVKQHHIRVVPAIIVMDGESFTDGEDISRQEFYERLPYLRTPATTATPSMGVFQEIYTKLFQEGAKAILSLHVASQLSGIFNTAKIAAQSFGERVHVIDSTSLSMGIGFQVLAAAKAAAQELSAEKILDHLHSFQKRIRVLAMLDTLEYIRRSGRVSWATARIGALLRVKLFVEVSEGKVLNMGQARTRRKAIEHFKTMIHKLGPLEELAIMHTNAEADAHQLLADLALNLPSPIHVLNATPVIGTHVGPNGLGIAAVLK, encoded by the coding sequence ATGCGTATTGGAATCGTCACCGACAGCACAGCCGACATCCCGCCTGAATTGGTAAAGCAACATCACATCCGCGTCGTTCCGGCGATCATCGTCATGGATGGGGAAAGCTTCACCGATGGCGAAGATATTTCACGGCAAGAATTTTACGAGCGCCTCCCCTATTTACGCACACCCGCTACCACCGCCACACCCTCCATGGGCGTATTTCAGGAAATCTATACCAAGCTCTTTCAGGAAGGCGCTAAAGCCATTCTCTCGCTACATGTTGCCAGCCAGTTGAGCGGCATATTCAACACGGCCAAAATCGCCGCTCAGTCCTTTGGGGAGCGCGTGCATGTTATCGATAGTACATCACTCTCCATGGGGATTGGCTTTCAAGTGCTGGCCGCCGCCAAAGCTGCCGCGCAGGAGCTTAGCGCAGAAAAAATTCTCGATCATTTGCACAGCTTCCAAAAGAGAATCCGTGTACTGGCAATGCTGGATACACTGGAATATATTCGCCGCAGCGGGCGCGTTTCGTGGGCAACGGCCCGCATTGGCGCGTTGCTGCGCGTCAAACTTTTTGTGGAAGTAAGCGAAGGTAAAGTGCTCAATATGGGTCAAGCACGCACCCGCCGCAAAGCCATTGAACACTTCAAAACCATGATCCACAAACTCGGCCCGCTCGAAGAACTTGCCATTATGCACACCAACGCCGAGGCCGATGCTCACCAACTGCTTGCAGATTTAGCCCTGAACCTGCCCTCACCCATCCATGTGCTCAACGCTACACCCGTGATCGGCACACACGTTGGCCCCAATGGCCTGGGCATTGCCGCTGTGCTGAAATAG
- the recG gene encoding ATP-dependent DNA helicase RecG: protein MKPSITKLRNYFKLEAKNGYQNNAVIGGLEQMLEHWSAEARNDGLPEPLIQAVGARLRDYHRLSETSRKETLFGLWNRIQRELGEDHPQPTEEMEVSPVPEEKPAPQAQDEPTPPEVDATPQTAESAPRPRVQLPPGQRADLHGSVTTVKHIGERYTETLENLGIRTLGDMLYHFPSRYDDYSRMMPIAKLRYDEKVSLIGTVKSITTRSIRGGRVKIVEAVISDNSGAIRATWFNQPWIATQLQRGDQIVLSGKTDQYLGRLTMNSPDWSPVEKKHLMADGVVPIYPLTAKITQRWLRNKMHAVVTDWADKVEDYLPVQLLEEAELLDLSVALAHIHFPESWEMLGQARHRLAFDEIFLLQLGVLQQKQIWAARLGRVFEIDPAWLSAQIERLPFNLTGAQQRTLDEIIHDLAAGHPMNRLVQGDVGSGKTVVAAMAMAMVVQAGAQAAMMAPTSILAEQHYHNLLQILSKGEGALLPEQIHLMIGATPENEKAEIRAGLATGAIKVVIGTHALIEDPVEFADLQLAIIDEQHRFGVHQRAALREKGDNPHLLVMTATPIPRSLALTVYGDLDVSVIDEMPPGRQPVETHVLSPKERERAYSLIRRQVDNGHQAFIIYPLVEESDKSEEKAAVEEHARLQKEVFSQFKLGLLHGRMTPGEKDAVMEKFRDGEFHILVSTSVVEVGVDIPNATVMLIEGAHRFGLAQLHQFRGRVGRGAAKAYCLLIPGSADAVENERLLAMAETNDGFVLAEKDLDQRGPGDFLGTRQSGFSALRLASLTDIQLIQKARKHAATLFERDADLTAPEHKTLAVALKRFWQIESTDIS, encoded by the coding sequence ATGAAGCCTTCAATCACAAAACTCCGCAACTACTTTAAACTAGAAGCCAAAAACGGGTATCAGAATAATGCTGTCATTGGCGGTCTGGAACAAATGCTCGAACACTGGAGCGCTGAAGCCCGCAACGATGGCTTACCCGAACCCCTTATCCAGGCGGTTGGCGCGCGTCTGCGCGATTATCACCGCTTGAGTGAAACTTCTCGCAAAGAGACCCTTTTTGGATTATGGAATCGCATCCAACGGGAGTTGGGGGAAGATCACCCCCAACCCACTGAGGAGATGGAAGTTTCCCCGGTTCCGGAGGAAAAACCCGCACCCCAGGCACAGGATGAGCCAACTCCGCCCGAGGTGGATGCAACGCCCCAAACAGCAGAATCAGCCCCCAGGCCGCGCGTGCAACTCCCCCCTGGTCAGCGCGCCGACCTTCACGGGAGTGTCACCACCGTCAAGCATATTGGGGAACGTTACACAGAAACGCTTGAAAATCTGGGCATCCGCACCCTGGGCGATATGCTATACCATTTCCCCAGCCGCTACGACGATTATTCGCGCATGATGCCAATTGCTAAACTGCGCTACGACGAAAAAGTGAGCCTGATTGGCACAGTAAAATCGATCACTACCCGGTCGATACGCGGGGGACGCGTGAAAATTGTTGAAGCCGTGATCAGCGATAACAGCGGCGCAATTCGGGCCACCTGGTTCAACCAGCCCTGGATCGCCACACAATTACAGCGCGGGGATCAGATTGTGCTCTCTGGCAAAACCGACCAATACCTGGGGCGGCTGACGATGAACTCCCCAGACTGGTCGCCGGTGGAAAAGAAACATCTGATGGCCGATGGGGTTGTGCCGATTTATCCGTTGACGGCCAAGATCACCCAGCGCTGGCTGCGTAACAAAATGCACGCGGTTGTGACCGATTGGGCCGATAAAGTTGAAGATTATTTGCCCGTTCAATTGCTCGAAGAAGCCGAATTGCTCGATTTATCCGTGGCCCTGGCACATATCCATTTCCCCGAATCGTGGGAAATGTTAGGGCAAGCCCGACACCGGCTGGCTTTTGATGAAATCTTTTTATTGCAATTGGGCGTGCTGCAACAAAAGCAAATTTGGGCGGCGCGCCTGGGCCGCGTTTTTGAGATTGATCCCGCCTGGCTTTCGGCTCAGATCGAAAGGCTACCTTTCAACCTGACGGGCGCACAACAACGCACGCTGGACGAAATTATCCATGATCTGGCTGCCGGGCATCCGATGAACCGCTTGGTGCAGGGCGATGTGGGTTCCGGAAAAACCGTGGTCGCGGCAATGGCGATGGCGATGGTCGTTCAGGCAGGCGCACAGGCCGCCATGATGGCCCCGACCAGCATTCTGGCGGAGCAGCATTATCACAACTTGCTGCAAATTCTCAGTAAAGGAGAAGGCGCTCTTTTACCCGAACAGATTCATCTCATGATTGGGGCAACGCCTGAGAACGAGAAGGCCGAAATTCGCGCGGGTTTGGCTACAGGCGCAATCAAAGTAGTTATCGGCACACACGCGCTGATTGAAGACCCGGTGGAATTCGCTGATTTACAGCTTGCAATTATTGATGAGCAACATCGTTTTGGCGTGCATCAACGGGCTGCGCTGCGCGAAAAGGGCGATAATCCGCACCTGTTGGTGATGACCGCCACCCCCATTCCGCGCTCGCTGGCGCTGACGGTTTATGGCGATCTGGATGTTTCGGTGATTGACGAAATGCCACCAGGGCGTCAACCCGTAGAAACACATGTGCTTTCCCCGAAAGAGCGCGAACGCGCTTATAGCCTTATTCGCCGTCAGGTCGATAATGGGCATCAGGCTTTTATTATTTATCCACTGGTGGAAGAGAGCGACAAAAGCGAAGAGAAGGCTGCCGTTGAAGAACATGCTCGCCTGCAAAAAGAAGTATTTAGCCAGTTCAAATTAGGTTTACTGCATGGACGCATGACCCCCGGCGAAAAAGACGCCGTAATGGAAAAGTTCCGTGATGGCGAGTTTCATATTCTGGTATCCACATCAGTCGTTGAAGTTGGTGTGGATATTCCCAATGCCACGGTGATGCTGATCGAAGGCGCGCATCGTTTCGGGCTGGCGCAATTGCACCAGTTCCGCGGCCGGGTGGGACGCGGAGCAGCAAAAGCGTATTGCTTGCTGATTCCGGGCAGCGCCGACGCGGTCGAAAATGAACGCCTGTTAGCAATGGCTGAAACCAACGATGGATTTGTACTGGCCGAAAAAGACCTGGATCAACGCGGCCCCGGCGACTTTTTGGGCACGCGGCAATCAGGTTTCTCAGCCTTACGTTTAGCCAGCCTGACGGATATTCAGTTAATTCAGAAAGCGCGGAAACATGCCGCCACGCTTTTCGAGCGCGATGCCGATTTGACAGCGCCCGAACACAAAACGCTTGCTGTTGCGCTGAAGCGCTTCTGGCAGATTGAAAGCACGGATATTAGCTAG
- the coaD gene encoding pantetheine-phosphate adenylyltransferase, translated as MVRAVFPGTFDPIHYGHINIAQRASRLFNEVIIAVYDKPLKSLVFSPADRIAFAEECFKNDSNIHVTGYSGLTVDFCKEIGAQVIVRGLRVFSDFEYEFRMALANHRLSADIEVVALITHEEHTFLSGSTVREIASLSGDVSSLVPLHVEAALKTRFAELGDEQDIVPTSSLRD; from the coding sequence ATGGTTCGAGCTGTTTTCCCCGGAACCTTTGATCCAATCCATTATGGGCATATAAATATTGCCCAACGCGCATCCCGCCTCTTCAATGAAGTTATTATAGCCGTTTACGACAAACCGCTTAAGTCGCTGGTTTTTTCTCCTGCCGACCGAATTGCATTTGCCGAAGAATGTTTCAAGAATGACTCGAATATCCATGTAACGGGGTACAGCGGCCTGACGGTTGATTTTTGCAAAGAGATCGGTGCACAGGTAATCGTACGCGGATTGCGCGTATTTTCCGATTTTGAATACGAATTCCGCATGGCACTGGCAAACCACCGGCTCTCTGCGGATATTGAAGTTGTGGCGCTGATTACGCACGAAGAACACACCTTCCTTTCGGGGTCCACGGTGCGAGAAATAGCATCTCTCAGCGGTGATGTCAGCAGCCTGGTGCCTTTGCATGTCGAAGCTGCCCTTAAAACTCGTTTTGCCGAACTCGGTGACGAACAAGATATTGTGCCAACTTCATCGCTGCGGGATTGA